The nucleotide sequence ACCAGAATCTCCTGAACGACCTCGGTTTGGTGCTAAAGAGTCTAATTCGTCAAAGAATATAACACACGGAGCTGCTGCCTTGCCACGAGCAAATACTGTTAATGTAAAGCAATATATTAATTAGTCAGTACCTCAAAATACCTTACCACTATGTCAAGCTGAAAATTGTTTGGGAAGCTAGCTACTGTATACAGCTAATTACCTTCCATTTATGACATATGCATCCTGTTAACATAAATTTAGAACTTGCACGCCATCTACTTGCCTTGACGAACATTTTCTTCACTCTGCCCTACGTACATATTCAGCAGTTCAGGGCCTTTAACAGACATGAAGTTAAGACCACACTCAGTTGCAACTGCTTTTGCCAGGAGAGTTTTTCCTGTTCCTGGTGGACCATACAATAAAACACCTGAAAACAAAAGtacagttataaaaaatatattttacaacctCATGACCACTACCATAAAATGAGGTAGAGTAAAAGCCAAGTAGTAAAGTAAAGGAAAGTTTAGTAAAAAACCAGTGAAGCTCAACTCCACATTCCAAAAAAAGCAAGCAACAAGAATTTCATGACAACTTTAGACATGAGATacaacaaaatttcaataatcaGGTCCTGAATGTTGACTCATAAAgtcaacaaatactgtatactgtactgtactaagaAACACATTATGGACTATGAGTAGTATAAGTGTATAACTTCAGGTGTATTGGTATATTGTGTAGGCCTTTTCTCCTAACACAAGTTTGTTCCAAAAGGAGTTGACCTTTtggttttcagcaagtctttggGAATGACACTGCTAATCCTTGCCATTCTCAACCATGCGAGTGACCCTGAACAACTTATTAACTATTCAAACGCTGAATCACTGCTTAAATCAACAGAGACAATAAATTTTTTAGAAATGGGGCTCAGAACACTTCCCCCTTGACTAGGAGCACTTTTAGGACACTCATTTGTAAGGTGTGGCTGATGACTATAAATGTCTATAGATAATTTACAGCTGCATTCTCTTAGTCTTATTACATACCTGATCGTCGAAGACCGCTCGAAACCAGCGTTGGGTGACGCAGAGGAAGCTGGATGGTGTTCACTACCTCACGCTTGGCTTCTTCTAAGCCACCTATGTCCTTCCATTGCACTTGAGGAATACGGGGTGCCCCTAAAGCTTTACTGCGGTTTGCTTGAAGCTCATCTGACaaaaatcgacaaaaaaaaatcaataatgaaacaaatagccAGATAATCCTTATTCATATACTGGATTTAAGAGTAAATAACAATTACTATActgctttaaatattttcaaagaatagAGAGATATCAAATGATGCTTTTCACACACTAGAGACatgtaaaagttcatttcatcttTAAACTGCTCAGAGTTTCAACTctattaattaaaagtaaaatacagtacatactggcATGAAATACTTCCACGCAGGATTACATGCATGAGAGATTTGTCATATGAAAAGGTTCACaaaattaaggaagaaaaatCATCTGTAAGGATAAGATGATAAGGGGCTCCAAGATGATGAAAAGGTTCTGTGACTTCTTTTTCTCTGCTGCCAAGCTCTGGCATTCTATGTCTACCTCTCTTTTTCCTGACTCTCAAAATCTCCCTTCCTTTGAGGCTGAATGTCTACTGTTTTCTCTGTGACAATGTCCCACCATTCTTCAACAGGTAAAAGAGCAAAATACTAAAGGGAATGTAGTGGGGTTAGCATGAAAAAATgtagagaaaagtaaaaagtgaaTAAGACCTACCTAATAACAATTTCTTGATGAAACAAATACTGTACTCTGAACATGATCACATTTAAGGAAACCACAGAGTTTTAGTACTCTGCAACAAGGAAAATTTGGGTCTATGTTCTATGCAGAGCTGTTCACAAAATAACATGGGTATGCAAAGGTAAAGAATCATAAGAACAGAATGGAAGGGGTAGTTAGTCTCAAATGAGACAATGGTTAAGAAAGTGGAAGTATCCTATAAGAGTAAGAAATGTGTTACTGAATGTTAAAGAAGGCAAATTAAGAAGGCAGGTAGTATGGCATAAAGAATAACAATGAATGCAAATTGACACAAAGTGGAAAGCATAAAGATTCTCGGGACTGAAGATGAAGACAATATGAAATACAGCACTGTTTGTACAGTTAAATGAACCATCAACAACATGataaagaaggtttaaaggggccTGTAAAAACAGTATTTGGTGTTTAGTCTCTTTAAAAACTCTACAGAAGTTTGACAACTGCAGTGGTATTCTCGGTACAATCTTAAAACAGTCTACTTACCTAAGGCCTGTATAACATCTCTGTAGGTCACAGGTGGAGTATCATTACTGATATTAGCACCATTGATTTTTCCATCTTCTAAAGACAGTCGACACAAACATAACCTGTGGAAAAATTATGGAATTTGCATACTCTATTTCATTTACATACTAAATACTAAATCTAGTACAAAAGTATTGTAAAATGCACTCCTAAATGTACAGTATCAATTATACAGCATCAAATGATAGGTGGTCATGAATAAGTAGCTGACAGTCTGAATTTTAAATATGTATCAATATATTTCactactttaaaaacaaaaaaatgacgcaagaaaataagattacagtacctaatttaagatttattttttaaatacttacccctccattatatagctgatataatggagaggtaaggttcatttctaaaatataaatactggtacttaatttaagatttatttttaaaatacttaccTCTACATTATATCTGCTATATAATGGAGaagtaaggttcatttaaaaaataatggattaaaTGTTCATCTGTCTttactaaaagagaaaaattgatatataaaatcttaaatgaaaatatcaaaaggaaCTACTGCACTCACAGAAATTTTTTACCAAACTCCTTCTCAACTCAATGCAATCatatgaactgaatatatatattaaaaacaagcaaTATACAGCAACACCTATTTTACTtggtaaaatttaacaaaacttttttgctccacctaaaaaatttttttcttacatctttCCTGAATTTGCCATGTAACAAACCTCAGCCCCTTACATAAACTGTGGTCTATAGTCTTCTACCTGTTCATCAAAACTAGTTAATGTATTTATGATCATATAAGCCTATATCTTCTGGCCAATCTATTATACATGAAAGCTAGCATTCTACCTCTTCAGAGAAAattaaccaagtactgtaattgtGAGTGACAAATACCCCTTCCAGCACATTTTCCTTGGCTGTTTCAACTCTTATCTTCCTACACTTCTGACTTTCCAGTGAAACTAAATAACCAGTGTTCTGAAGTCCTGGGCTATGCACAGATTCTGCAACATGGTGCTGGCTTTGAGTTTACCTTGCctgaatatacatataagcaCGCTTTCCCTGTTTTGTTAGTGTTCCATTCACTATATATAACATTACTGAACTTTCTGTAAACAAGCAGccaattaaggtacagtaagtaGTTTTCCTTAATGCAATGATACATGTACTGTAGTACATAAGcacatacacagacttaaaattaTATGCATGTAACACTACATTAACTATACTGCATTAGATATGTGTCAATAAGAGTACTGTACACAAAGGGCAGTTAGGGTGTTGTTTACttaacataatacatacatgtgcaGATACCTGCAGGCTAGCCTACATGCTAGGCTTACACATTGACTTTATAAAAGAACACAATCACATACGTAGCTTCATGTAATTAAACTTACagaaaatcttatttaaatacaccaacttataaataacaaattttcttacatttaactacaattttatttgttacattCATTTCGACAGCATATTTAAGAACTCATAAATTCAATGTCACTGTCAGAGTTATCCATTAGGCAGAAAAGTAGAGGTGTTATAAAATGCTATAAATTAAGCAATATAAAATagcttgttttttcttgtaaatttcagAAGAATCATCATAAAAAAGACTTTTTCCTGGTGTAGCTCACGCTTTGCCTGTGGTTTTTTCCTGCCATACTGCAGTAATAGGTTTTGCTATTAAATGCTTACATGCaagcacaatattttttttaatattcccctCTGAAATTAGGGGGAATCTTACAAGCCGAGGGGTCTCATATGCCTGCCAATAAGTATGGTAGCATGACAGTTCAGGATCTTTAATCCTTAACCAgtgtattttgcatttaattaGGTTCTGATATCCTATAAGAAAGATTAATTTGGCCTTGCAAAAGGTATCTGtacttatactttttatatatccGCATTATACATTGGCTAACCTTTGAGCTGCAACATAGAGAGCCTGAAAATCTCCAAAAATGTATCCAGCTGTGCGTTGTGCTAAAATTCTAATCTTATCCTTCGGCTCTGGCAGTGAGAAGATCCAGTCGAACATCAAACTTCGCTGAGAAAGGTCTGGTACCTCAACAACTTCTTGGTGGATCCAAACACTCCATAAATCAGCTAGAAAAGGTAGTTACTTCAAAACTATAAAAGCAGATACTgaatattgcattttttaacatataaaacCATACCCTAACAGAAATTTCTGCTAATCACTAAATGTTGAAAGATTTGGTCGAAACTATAACCTATTAACAGTTTGACTCTTTATGGTTAAGTAATTTGAAGAGGAAGGCAACTGTCACTCTAACACATAAAAAGCTTTTGTATGAAATATGAACTTCTGGAACGTCAAAGTGAGGTGATGGAacgatgaaagaatgaaaaattattttaaattctataCATTCTCTTTGGGAACACATGTTCAAGATTGTGCTGATGCCAACATTAACAATATTAGGAAACTATAAACTGATGACTGACATCCTTTTAAGAACTGATATCAGTGATATAAGCTTGAATACGGTAAGGTCACAGCAGACATTATCACATAACTATCACTGTAGCCTGTTAACATACATATAACAAGAATGATTAAGCTATACTGTGCAAGTTGAGATCATGACCTACAAAACATGAGGTCATTATCcctaaaatgaattttcttatgataaaattaattgtttGGTACTTATCTACTGTTATATTGTGCTGTTAGGTGAGACTGGCATTCAAATTAAACACAATAACACTTGGCTGACCTGCTAGggctgtctctgtaatcacctgtttcccaccaggtgatACTGGAATGTTtaagttcttgtcagaattcttcatgaccacccactaaaatatggggaggctgggtgggtttccactttaacagcaggcaaataacaaaataattaattttataaaaaaaaaatattcattacttagAATGAATCTTGCCTACTATTAAAATcagctgattgccacattgaatgaggatggtgggtttgTGCAGTCAAGCAAACTAAaacctttttaatgagggggaaAAAGTTTCTAAACATCCCTGTCTGTTGTGTGATCCTTGCCAGATGTTGGAACTACAGCAGGGTGTAAGGCCCTCATGGCTAGGTTTGTCAGAGGATCCCAGGGAAAGAGGACtctttttggaatggaatggaatatagaatttaagccaaaggccaagtgctgggacctatgaggtcattcagtgctgaaggagaaactgagagtaagaatgctttaaaggtgtaacggggggaAAACCTcacaactgcactatgaaacaattgtcagatggttggaagtaagatggaagaaagagaatatgaatagaggtacagtcaaaaaaaaatgaaaggggttgcagataggggccagAGGGATGTTatcaagaaccttaagtaatgcttacagtgcaacaCATGAAGTGCACTAACGGCACCACTCTCCTAAAGGGGGAGGACTAACCTTGTAGCACTGTTTATATCAGCATACCTACTTTaagactgagctgattaacagctctcctacctCATTAGAGTACTTTAGTGACTCCTGTTACCTAGCCTGAGTTGAGAATTGCCCGAATCCGAACCAATTATAGTCTaaaaatttctaaagaaaaaattccTCAACTTCACCTTCAGGTATGAAGGAGAGccctatacaccaatgtgtaccttcatgcgaCCCCCAATGAGGAACTCAATACCAGGATTTCacctaataagtactaatgaCTCCCAAGAGAGCCTGTAAGGAAAGAAAACTTCCTCTACCTTTATGAAGGAAGTTATCCATTTTTACTCTTGAAGCACCCAAAATAGagaggataggaggaggaggagagaaggaggatgaggaggaggaggaggaggaggaggaggaggaggaggaggaggaggaggaggaatggaagaggaggaggaggaagaagtggaaaAGATTGAGTAGGCTTACGACTGGACTAAATGAATTATGTACACAGTCTATTGGCCTCTTGCATCTTccaatacttcacaaaattacTCATCCTCTAATCAACCacttcttactttcctcatcaTGAGAAGACAAAGCACACTTGTGTCCCTACAGGTAGGCTAACACACACAGTGTGACCACCTTGCACAACTGAAACATTGGGTTTACACTAAACTCattcctatacagcctaatgcttatctctgcttgctgtagatgaaataatgcaaaaatagaaaacatacacAGTATCGTACAGGAAAAAATCAACCAGATATAGCCAAAATTATTACTATTGATTCACACAGCATGGACAAGGGTACAGAGAGTGAAGGCTTttgacaagaacataaacattccaacaccacctgctgggaaacaggtgattagaGACAGTCCTAGCAGGTCACACCAGTATTATTTTGACTGTTTTGAATGCAGATTGCACCTAACAGCatgtaagattcattccaaatggAAGGCTTTTATGAGACTTCCCTTTAAATGATCAATTAAGTAATACACACTGATGTCATGAATGTCATTAATGACACTCAATATATCTGAGCATTCTTCACAAAATTTATGCCACCATGAGAAAGTTCTCTTATCATTGCTGCCAAAAACACATTTTACTACATTTGGTCTAAGAAAATTcaatacataatttaaaaagaGCAATATTTCAATTATATGTGACAAAATCAGACTGTTCAATTTCAGGAAGAGCTCACATTTAAAAACTaatcaaaaaaagataaattatgatCTAATTGCATTAATGCAGTACCTGAGATCAAAGATCGCTGAGGGGTTGTGCCCACAACAATAACATCTGACTGTTGTAATTTAACCATCTCTTCTTTTAATGCTCCTACCACACGACCATCATCATTTCCATCATTATCCTGTGTGTTGGTTGGGTTTTtaaggcaaaaaagaaaagaagagtaaaACTGTACTACTGACTGAATATCATACAATTTTAAATCTAGTTTATCAAAAGCCAAGGGATGTATTAATAATCACTGTACATGAGTGAAAGAATTCATACATAGATTTTATGTACTATTTATTctgataatataaaagaaatggacAGTAAAGATATTTATTACAAACATTAGCATCCTTTCTGTTCATGAAGGTGAAAAAAAGATACAACAGCATAAAATGGCAAATTATTCCCATAGGTGCTGTTACTCATAAAGCCCACATAATTATTTACCAATATCCTGTAAGTGAATGCACTTAGTCCTCGTACATATACATCTTTTCCAGGAATCATTCTCAGCTAACATCAGCAATAACAACTTTGGTTGATTCAAGTACAGTATCAGATAATCAAGCAATACTTTGCTAAAATATCTATTATTTTCAGATGACTGGAGTGACAATTTCACAACGTACCTTTGCAATGCAATGAACATCTTTCAGAGCAAGAATACAATGGCCATTCGTTGATGCTCGTACAAATGCCTGGCGAACACGTGCTTCAGTTGTTCCACTTGTGTCCCTTTTAAATGCCAGCAATCCACCCAAAGAACTTCTAAACCCAGATCAGAGGCTGACAGGTTTACTGCTTCTTCAATTCCATTGCCTGGAGGTCCAATAAACAAAATAGATGCACTGGCTACCGAATCTGCCATAACAGAATACCTTTCTTTCATCACTTGAGAAGATGACACACCTTCAGATGCTCTTGAACTTGATACACATGAATTATACAAGTCACTTTTATCACTGCATTCTGAACAAACTTGTGAATTGGTATTTGAATCAAAAACCTCTTGAGCTCTGCATTTCTCCATCTCCATGACTGATTTTAACTTAGAAATACTGCTGTTTAAAACTGGAGGTATTTTTACTTTACCATCTCTCAGAATGGTTTCATTCAGTGAAGGAAGAGGACAATGAGTTGCACCGCTAAGATACAGTCTAGTGATGCTTTTATTCACAAGCATTGTCTGCTGGCTTTCATTTCCGTCCTTCCCTTTAACAGAGCAAATTTTAATGAAGATATACTTTGGAGGGATTATACAATTACTGTGAGCAAACTCATAAGCAAGATGGCTTGGCAGTGGAATCACAAGGACATCATCAAAGGTTACTCCTTTTGGTATGCTAAAATAgtcattaata is from Macrobrachium rosenbergii isolate ZJJX-2024 chromosome 10, ASM4041242v1, whole genome shotgun sequence and encodes:
- the Pex6 gene encoding LOW QUALITY PROTEIN: peroxisomal ATPase PEX6 (The sequence of the model RefSeq protein was modified relative to this genomic sequence to represent the inferred CDS: inserted 1 base in 1 codon) — protein: MDERQFTRRGLCELGILLYVCSLLKATRPHIRNPLVYATKVARGSCTKITLKVRKLSVKSFHRTVKPNGVEYDLNSVALVSPKTAFSLSVKNSQWVNANFYTKCCEDPHLKQFCRTKSRWIVFHISPDIPDDLCMISPILYHNVVKNQQNVEVTVELTNDFQYCMSSAFQRVLVLWHNAHSTEPLIYEDVNFQSGPRQAHEVQVKYIESLHYKCGSCIDKIINDYFSIPKGVTFDDVLVIPLPSHLAYEFAHSNCIIPPKYIFIKICSVKGKDGNESQQTMLVNKSITRLYLSGATHCPLPSLNETILRDGKVKIPPVLNSSISKLKSVMEMEKCRAQEVFDSNTNSQVCSECSDKSDLYNSCVSSSRASEGVSSSQVMKERYSVMADSVASASILFIGPPGNGIEEAVNLSASDLGLEVLWVDCWHLKXDTSGTTEARVRQAFVRASTNGHCILALKDVHCIAKDNDGNDDGRVVGALKEEMVKLQQSDVIVVGTTPQRSLISADLWSVWIHQEVVEVPDLSQRSLMFDWIFSLPEPKDKIRILAQRTAGYIFGDFQALYVAAQRLCLCRLSLEDGKINGANISNDTPPVTYRDVIQALDELQANRSKALGAPRIPQVQWKDIGGLEEAKREVVNTIQLPLRHPTLVSSGLRRSGVLLYGPPGTGKTLLAKAVATECGLNFMSVKGPELLNMYVGQSEENVRQVFARGKAAAPCVIFFDELDSLAPNRGRSGDSGGVMDRIVSALLAELDGVASTADVFVVAATNRPDLIDPALLRPGRFEKLVYLGVCKDREGQVKILQAVTSKVPLDQDVDLERVAELLPFTLTGADLYSLCTDALYTALHRTIQDVTEGKVKEEEAEILVKEEDFKVAVELLVPSVTPEELIRYQSLKSNQR